A single genomic interval of Amycolatopsis albispora harbors:
- a CDS encoding ATP-binding protein, with protein sequence MQGGNPDDGFVEVIAREVEADPGNLALREDFVTLLLSQDPDRAAAELDAFEAFGGDPARIRLLRARLMAARLRASNPPPPAETAARPVDEDRQDSGAAVSASLWDTERPAVTLDDVAGLAEVKRHLDTTFLAPLRHPELAAAFGQKPGGSLLMYGPPGCGKTFIARAIAGDLGASFLHVTLADLLSKWLGESEKAIQSVFRHARAAAPCVIFFDEFDALGGRRTSGGGGSQSMRMLVTQLLEELDGVAGANEGVYFLAATNRPWDIDSALRRPGRIDKTVLVLPPDAVARAAIVQGALAGKPAGEVDVVAVAAATEGFSGADLAHLTTTVLQQAMVESMSKGELVPVTTDAMLAAVGGIVPSTTAWFDQVAPVLEYGVDDGTFDQLRAYRVKRGMR encoded by the coding sequence GTGCAGGGTGGCAATCCAGATGACGGCTTCGTCGAGGTGATCGCGCGCGAAGTGGAGGCCGACCCCGGGAATCTGGCGCTGCGTGAGGACTTCGTCACGCTGCTGCTGTCGCAGGACCCGGACCGCGCCGCCGCCGAACTGGACGCGTTCGAGGCCTTCGGCGGTGATCCGGCGCGGATCCGCCTGCTGCGTGCCCGGCTGATGGCGGCGCGGCTGCGTGCCTCGAACCCGCCGCCGCCCGCCGAAACCGCGGCGCGCCCGGTCGACGAGGACCGTCAGGACAGCGGCGCCGCGGTGTCGGCGTCGCTGTGGGACACCGAGCGCCCGGCGGTGACCCTGGACGATGTCGCGGGGCTCGCCGAGGTCAAGCGGCACCTCGACACCACGTTCCTGGCTCCGCTGCGTCATCCCGAGCTGGCGGCCGCGTTCGGGCAGAAACCGGGTGGATCACTGCTGATGTACGGCCCTCCCGGATGCGGCAAGACGTTCATCGCCAGGGCGATCGCGGGTGATCTCGGCGCGTCCTTCCTCCACGTGACCCTCGCCGACCTGCTCAGCAAGTGGCTGGGGGAGAGCGAAAAGGCGATCCAGAGCGTGTTCCGCCACGCCCGCGCGGCCGCGCCGTGCGTGATCTTCTTCGACGAGTTCGACGCGCTCGGCGGACGGCGGACCTCCGGTGGCGGCGGCTCGCAGTCGATGCGGATGCTCGTCACCCAGCTGCTGGAGGAACTCGACGGCGTGGCCGGCGCGAACGAGGGCGTCTACTTCCTGGCCGCGACGAACCGGCCGTGGGACATCGACTCCGCGCTGCGCCGTCCGGGCCGGATCGACAAGACGGTGCTGGTGCTGCCGCCGGACGCGGTCGCCAGGGCGGCGATCGTGCAGGGCGCGCTGGCCGGCAAGCCCGCCGGCGAGGTCGATGTGGTGGCCGTCGCGGCGGCGACCGAGGGCTTCTCCGGCGCCGACCTCGCGCACCTGACGACCACCGTGCTCCAGCAGGCGATGGTCGAGTCCATGAGCAAGGGTGAGCTGGTACCGGTGACCACCGACGCGATGCTGGCCGCGGTCGGCGGGATCGTCCCCTCCACGACGGCCTGGTTCGACCAGGTGGCGCCGGTGCTGGAGTACGGCGTCGACGACGGCACCTTCGACCAGCTCCGGGCGTACCGGGTGAAGCGGGGCATGCGATGA
- a CDS encoding ThiF family adenylyltransferase: MNMFSGDVDRWREPFPALGFTDDGERLHGPVRWSAPATPGQPATVCTARVEIMPDATFPFAPPRVRLLDPGGPLEITFHINADNTLCLWDEDWSVDDAPWLDPRKLLDRIAGWLEKTAAGWPGDDSCDLERYLDQEDDRPWMVLYDATRLAPDRAVQTKGGPAIICITDKARRTGNIVNGRRRNRKDRRLAWVTDLGSVVRPVRSWDDVAAFLGTHAAEVSRLIKMGVITVVLLQYTRGGANAALALRARSDAAGIRITACESADTSTKTRTMRAGPARAALADVPIAIVGCGAIGSYTAELLFRSGARQLTLVDAELLRPGNVVRHVAGHQYVGCPKPYAVWSHLRTIDPDVAAVQVRPERVSTLEDATDVLRRHRIVVDATASGRASSLLATAVTNIDAGSDHTVVSVCVQRDGDVLRVDRLPLRHGERHLSPLPAVEHISPLRERGCGSPVSPTPPGAVVAAAELALRVVIDEVTAERKFPATVADVRRPQDQPPFDVLGWVTSDHPQRAAS, encoded by the coding sequence ATGAACATGTTCTCCGGTGACGTCGACCGGTGGCGAGAGCCGTTCCCTGCACTCGGTTTCACCGACGATGGGGAACGGCTCCACGGCCCGGTGCGCTGGAGCGCCCCAGCCACGCCCGGCCAACCGGCAACCGTGTGCACGGCGCGAGTGGAGATCATGCCCGACGCGACCTTTCCATTCGCACCACCGAGGGTGCGGCTCCTGGACCCCGGCGGTCCGCTCGAGATCACCTTCCACATCAACGCTGACAACACACTTTGTCTCTGGGACGAGGACTGGTCAGTCGACGACGCCCCGTGGCTGGACCCGCGAAAACTTCTGGACCGGATCGCCGGCTGGCTGGAGAAGACCGCAGCAGGATGGCCCGGCGACGACTCTTGCGACCTGGAACGCTACCTAGACCAGGAAGACGATCGTCCCTGGATGGTGCTCTACGACGCGACGAGGCTGGCTCCTGATCGTGCTGTACAGACCAAAGGGGGCCCTGCGATCATCTGCATCACCGACAAGGCCCGGCGGACGGGGAACATCGTCAACGGCCGGCGGCGCAACCGCAAGGACCGACGGCTCGCCTGGGTAACCGACCTCGGGTCCGTCGTTCGCCCGGTACGAAGTTGGGATGACGTCGCGGCGTTCCTGGGCACCCACGCCGCAGAAGTCAGCCGCCTGATCAAGATGGGCGTGATCACCGTCGTCTTGCTCCAGTACACCCGAGGCGGTGCGAACGCCGCACTCGCCTTGCGGGCCCGTTCCGATGCTGCCGGTATTAGGATCACCGCCTGCGAAAGCGCAGACACGAGCACGAAGACCCGCACGATGCGCGCCGGCCCGGCACGTGCCGCGCTCGCCGACGTCCCCATCGCGATCGTCGGGTGCGGGGCGATCGGCTCGTACACCGCCGAGCTGCTGTTCCGGTCCGGGGCCAGGCAGCTGACTCTGGTCGACGCCGAGCTCCTGAGGCCGGGCAACGTCGTCCGGCACGTCGCTGGCCACCAGTACGTCGGATGTCCAAAACCTTATGCAGTGTGGTCCCATCTTCGCACCATCGACCCCGATGTGGCCGCGGTGCAGGTCAGGCCCGAGCGGGTGTCGACATTGGAGGACGCAACCGACGTGCTGCGCCGACACCGGATCGTGGTGGACGCAACCGCGAGTGGCCGGGCAAGCAGCTTGCTCGCAACCGCGGTCACGAACATCGACGCCGGATCGGACCACACCGTCGTGTCCGTGTGCGTCCAGCGTGACGGCGACGTCCTGCGGGTCGACCGGCTGCCCTTACGCCACGGTGAACGCCACCTGTCGCCGCTTCCCGCGGTGGAGCACATCAGTCCGCTGCGTGAACGAGGCTGCGGCAGCCCGGTTTCCCCCACGCCTCCCGGGGCCGTCGTGGCGGCCGCCGAGCTTGCCCTTCGAGTTGTGATCGACGAGGTCACCGCCGAGCGCAAATTCCCCGCGACTGTCGCCGACGTACGCAGGCCCCAAGATCAACCGCCCTTCGACGTCCTCGGCTGGGTCACTTCCGACCACCCGCAACGCGCCGCGTCATGA
- a CDS encoding STAS-like domain-containing protein gives MSEHGSFLATRSTAKLARESLEHEASTAPHDAEIIIDFTGVDAMTISFADEFLGKFYVAVATGDVAVSAVLLRGLNEETLETMQICLDRRELMAATVDGDEIHLIAAPEHLDETYRHAVALRRFRAGELSERLGVTLQNVNNRLKRLVSSGTLKREKSIPSNRGGKEFVYTIPGSWCEGTT, from the coding sequence GTGAGCGAACACGGCTCCTTCCTCGCCACCCGTAGCACCGCCAAGCTCGCGCGGGAGTCACTGGAGCACGAGGCGTCCACCGCGCCGCACGATGCTGAGATCATCATCGACTTCACCGGAGTCGATGCCATGACCATCAGTTTCGCCGACGAGTTTCTCGGGAAGTTCTACGTCGCGGTCGCCACCGGAGATGTTGCGGTATCGGCTGTGCTGCTTCGGGGGTTGAACGAGGAGACCCTTGAAACCATGCAGATATGCCTTGATCGACGCGAGCTGATGGCAGCCACTGTGGACGGTGATGAGATCCACCTGATAGCAGCGCCGGAGCATTTGGATGAGACGTATCGCCATGCTGTCGCGCTGCGGCGGTTTCGCGCCGGGGAGTTGTCCGAGCGTCTCGGTGTCACGCTGCAGAACGTCAACAATCGGCTGAAGCGCCTGGTATCGAGTGGCACGCTCAAGCGCGAAAAAAGCATCCCGTCGAACAGAGGTGGCAAGGAATTCGTGTACACGATTCCGGGATCGTGGTGCGAAGGGACCACGTAG
- a CDS encoding L,D-transpeptidase, with the protein MSGRGGVGRRPITGRSGVRLSLLAVAAGLIISGCTSGPEAEPGPGGQEAPKETSTAPPRPVSLALTPAQGAADVAPGEPVRVNATDGKINDVKLTNAEGKLVAGQLAPDGAGWVSTEPLGYGKSYTLTATGTGTNGQPTTSTSAFNTAKPARQTTVSINAQDGETVGVGMPIIFTFGMKVADKAAAEKALEIKSEPQVEGAFHWFSDTSVIWRPKDYWPSGTKVSVKAAVYGKHLGNGTYGKEDRAANFTIGDKLVAVADGATFQMKVSINDQEAKVMPISMGKKSSSTPNGNYTVMSEHNGYTMDSSTYGVPTDSAAGYRTYVQYAVRMSNSGIFYHSAPWSVGSQGKRNVSHGCINLSTENAKWMMDTSKKGDIITVQNGGPQTLAATDGWSVWQMSWDDWKSGGQKN; encoded by the coding sequence ATGAGCGGTCGGGGCGGAGTGGGGCGTCGCCCGATTACAGGGCGTTCCGGGGTGCGGTTGTCGTTGCTGGCGGTCGCGGCCGGGCTCATCATCTCGGGTTGCACGTCGGGGCCGGAGGCGGAACCCGGCCCTGGCGGTCAGGAAGCCCCGAAAGAGACCTCGACGGCCCCGCCGAGGCCGGTGTCGCTGGCGCTGACACCGGCGCAGGGCGCGGCGGACGTGGCCCCCGGCGAGCCGGTGCGGGTCAACGCCACCGACGGCAAGATCAACGACGTGAAGCTGACCAACGCCGAGGGCAAGCTGGTGGCAGGCCAGCTCGCCCCGGACGGCGCGGGCTGGGTTTCCACCGAGCCGCTCGGTTACGGCAAGAGTTACACGCTGACCGCGACGGGCACCGGCACCAACGGCCAGCCGACCACCTCGACCTCGGCCTTCAACACGGCGAAGCCGGCCAGGCAGACCACCGTGTCGATCAACGCGCAGGACGGCGAGACGGTCGGCGTCGGCATGCCGATCATCTTCACCTTCGGCATGAAGGTGGCGGACAAGGCGGCCGCGGAGAAGGCGCTGGAGATCAAGTCGGAGCCGCAGGTCGAGGGCGCGTTCCACTGGTTCAGCGACACCTCGGTGATCTGGCGGCCGAAGGACTACTGGCCGTCGGGCACGAAGGTCTCGGTGAAGGCGGCGGTGTACGGCAAGCACCTGGGCAACGGCACCTACGGCAAGGAGGACCGGGCGGCGAACTTCACCATCGGCGACAAGCTGGTGGCGGTGGCCGACGGCGCGACCTTCCAGATGAAGGTGTCGATCAACGACCAGGAGGCCAAGGTGATGCCCATCTCGATGGGCAAGAAGTCCTCCAGCACGCCGAACGGCAACTACACGGTGATGAGCGAGCACAACGGCTACACCATGGACTCGAGCACCTACGGCGTGCCGACGGACAGCGCCGCCGGTTACCGCACCTACGTGCAGTACGCGGTCCGCATGTCGAACAGCGGGATCTTCTACCACTCGGCGCCGTGGTCGGTGGGTTCGCAGGGCAAGCGCAACGTGAGCCACGGCTGCATCAACCTGTCGACCGAGAACGCGAAGTGGATGATGGACACCTCGAAGAAGGGCGACATCATCACCGTGCAGAACGGCGGCCCGCAGACCCTGGCCGCCACCGACGGCTGGTCCGTCTGGCAAATGTCCTGGGACGACTGGAAATCCGGCGGCCAGAAGAACTGA
- a CDS encoding SAVED domain-containing protein produces MTQDVSAGRADEAPTLVFVNYRGRDTASAAALVHAELSARFGAKSVFLDYESIPLGRDFEPVLLSRVRESAVLLSLIGARWLTGEPGSRAIDHPDDWVRREILEAWEHGVPVVPVLFEGARLSAEELPAELVGLTKLQYFEIRARRQRHDIAGLAERLAREIPGLRDLPVDDLSPWQAIVAAVQRPTGVGAGAAASIAVSADGTVSLRRPVASAADRQISRDQRLFQDMVYAAGLRDDDAADRAARDWMERRAAGGAPEVNREEIERAVVELGLCAARPRAVLSVATLKPDVMAAQADYSLDWVDRFEGDSPYLKRRPLAPSTWAELQAEIEEIPRNLPVGHPEILLTGSLRQATAFAVGSALRMVTGVDVAVNQRGALWASNTDFETVAVPALSEYPIGGGGDLAVAIAVSADPVEEVLAFIDEAGVPAGRLLCLSPALGIRDNAIPSPAVATAFAQGCRDAVRKACQDSPRIHLFLAGPMGLSLLLGHRWNRLRPTVVYEDVQGVTVYERAFTVAA; encoded by the coding sequence GTGACGCAAGACGTTTCCGCTGGTCGCGCTGACGAGGCGCCGACTCTGGTCTTCGTCAACTATCGGGGCAGGGACACGGCTTCCGCCGCGGCGCTCGTCCATGCCGAGTTGTCGGCCAGATTTGGTGCGAAGTCTGTCTTCCTGGACTACGAATCCATTCCCTTGGGTCGCGACTTCGAGCCGGTTTTGCTTTCCCGGGTGCGTGAAAGTGCTGTCTTGCTCAGCCTGATCGGCGCTCGCTGGCTGACCGGCGAGCCTGGCAGCCGTGCCATCGACCATCCTGACGATTGGGTGCGCCGGGAGATTCTTGAAGCATGGGAGCACGGTGTTCCTGTCGTGCCGGTCTTGTTCGAGGGCGCGCGGTTGTCCGCGGAAGAACTGCCCGCCGAGTTGGTGGGGTTGACCAAGCTCCAGTACTTCGAGATCCGTGCTCGGCGGCAACGCCACGACATCGCCGGTCTCGCGGAGCGGCTTGCGCGAGAGATCCCTGGTCTGCGCGATCTTCCGGTGGATGACCTGAGCCCGTGGCAAGCCATCGTCGCGGCGGTCCAGCGGCCCACGGGAGTTGGAGCCGGTGCTGCGGCCTCCATCGCCGTGAGTGCCGATGGCACCGTCAGTCTTCGGCGCCCCGTCGCTTCGGCTGCTGACCGGCAAATATCCCGGGATCAGCGGCTTTTCCAGGACATGGTTTACGCAGCGGGTCTCCGAGACGACGACGCCGCCGATCGCGCGGCTCGCGATTGGATGGAACGTCGTGCCGCCGGCGGGGCGCCCGAAGTCAATCGTGAGGAGATCGAGCGAGCGGTCGTCGAACTCGGGTTGTGTGCCGCACGTCCTCGCGCCGTGCTTTCGGTAGCCACCCTGAAACCCGATGTCATGGCAGCGCAAGCCGACTACTCCCTGGATTGGGTCGACAGGTTCGAAGGGGATTCGCCGTACCTCAAACGGCGCCCGCTTGCCCCGTCGACGTGGGCCGAACTCCAGGCGGAGATCGAGGAGATCCCGCGGAACCTGCCGGTCGGGCACCCTGAGATTCTGCTGACCGGCAGTCTCCGGCAGGCCACCGCCTTCGCGGTCGGCAGTGCGCTCCGAATGGTCACTGGGGTGGACGTCGCTGTCAACCAGCGTGGAGCACTCTGGGCGTCGAACACGGACTTCGAGACCGTGGCGGTCCCCGCGTTGTCCGAGTATCCGATCGGCGGGGGAGGGGATCTGGCCGTAGCGATCGCGGTGTCCGCCGACCCGGTGGAGGAGGTCCTCGCGTTCATCGACGAGGCCGGAGTCCCGGCCGGGCGGCTCCTCTGCCTGTCGCCAGCCCTCGGGATCCGCGACAACGCCATCCCCAGTCCCGCCGTGGCCACCGCGTTCGCACAAGGTTGCCGTGACGCCGTCCGGAAAGCATGTCAGGACAGCCCCAGGATCCACCTGTTCCTGGCGGGACCGATGGGCTTGTCACTTCTGCTCGGCCACCGCTGGAATCGACTGCGCCCAACGGTGGTGTACGAAGATGTGCAAGGAGTGACGGTCTACGAGCGTGCGTTCACAGTCGCAGCCTGA
- a CDS encoding nucleotidyltransferase codes for MATLATQFDAALRRIEPQTDAQNAADAHKQVSGALEADDRLRELGVSPVLIGSYGRDVSIKRVKDVDVFARLRNATATLRPGEILDHVKDVLGEAFPGQVKRQYRSVEVKFPDYGLSVDVVIARPCVDHPEDHWQIPQKIEDDGRARWVETNPVKMTELKTAANKKFLLSSDNPKSGVYVPVVKLIRQIRRTWVDEQPGGYYFEVLTYHAFQDLEPNENTVAEYLCVVLREIADRLPDYVEKGPDDPTLDERTITTKATREQIEAAAERIAEAAQLAEDARDEDDVCASALKWQELLGVTQQTDDPEDVFALPDACNADGTEKQTGRLLKGAPAVPAGRDRYA; via the coding sequence ATGGCGACCCTCGCCACCCAATTCGATGCCGCACTGCGCCGCATCGAGCCACAGACCGACGCGCAGAACGCCGCCGACGCACACAAGCAGGTAAGCGGGGCCTTGGAGGCCGACGACCGGTTGAGGGAGCTCGGGGTCTCTCCGGTCCTCATCGGCTCCTACGGCCGGGACGTGTCAATCAAGCGCGTCAAGGACGTCGACGTGTTCGCCCGCTTGAGGAACGCGACGGCCACGCTGCGTCCGGGCGAGATACTCGACCATGTGAAGGACGTCCTCGGTGAGGCCTTCCCCGGCCAGGTGAAGCGCCAGTACCGCTCGGTCGAAGTCAAGTTCCCGGACTACGGCCTGTCCGTGGACGTTGTCATCGCACGCCCGTGCGTGGACCACCCGGAGGACCACTGGCAGATCCCGCAGAAGATCGAGGACGACGGCCGTGCCCGCTGGGTGGAGACCAACCCGGTCAAGATGACCGAGCTCAAGACCGCGGCGAACAAGAAATTCCTTCTCTCCTCAGACAACCCCAAATCCGGCGTCTACGTGCCGGTGGTCAAGTTGATCCGGCAGATTCGGCGCACCTGGGTCGACGAGCAGCCGGGCGGCTACTACTTCGAGGTCCTCACCTACCACGCCTTCCAGGACCTCGAGCCGAACGAGAACACCGTCGCCGAGTATCTGTGCGTGGTCCTGCGAGAGATCGCGGACCGGCTGCCGGACTACGTCGAGAAGGGTCCCGACGACCCGACGCTCGACGAGCGCACCATCACGACGAAGGCTACGCGAGAGCAGATCGAGGCCGCCGCCGAACGGATCGCGGAGGCGGCCCAGCTCGCGGAAGACGCGCGCGACGAGGATGACGTCTGCGCGAGCGCCTTGAAGTGGCAAGAGCTCCTGGGAGTGACGCAGCAAACCGATGATCCGGAGGATGTCTTCGCCCTCCCCGATGCGTGCAACGCCGACGGAACGGAGAAGCAGACAGGGCGTCTCCTCAAAGGCGCCCCGGCAGTGCCGGCCGGCCGCGACCGGTACGCATGA
- a CDS encoding tetratricopeptide repeat protein, protein MRDAAVERDLDLAWELLGAQPTHPKVAELAVRVLAAEPERNSALMALGNHRHARGELDEARRLFLQVAGRRDNWFTMAARSLRLLEQAEKNHDEALRWARVVLGEDHEDWHDWMELGDIQARSGEYEAGWRQLDEAVALCSRTAPDDLPKALEKRAEYLLASLAPPERFAAAAEEAIRADAANSWVGVLLGWAYLAQYRFDDAEQLGLRLLRENPTEDLLHSLVDTARTMQEILKKASDDDITLDDLRRTGALELAWQQLRDQKLGIDLTSALAALDDVLPDDLRATLRPGAELGEGEKVGSLAAQDLVTWHDGQEPGTGALWGLAEPFRLMSAAEILAMDAEIEADQEAHPDWPENEVWEQVMTDDAGAYLVAVAFGALVKRRPGQPDEPVAASMADWIWDRVAAFGGRDPRPAPRKPEQPPADLPDLPAVPGTSLTGDIATMYAALGVPEDAAAYAELRALFPVSSVRRSELEPDLPSTEGVYLVVLDGLVKKVTVEVAHCRSADRVIVGLDLHDHRGSVDAYVRANGAVPHNNWVNRATGEVTANYDLANHRLGLHWNHGKLTRISLSATD, encoded by the coding sequence ATGAGGGACGCGGCGGTGGAGCGGGACCTGGACCTGGCGTGGGAACTCCTGGGCGCGCAGCCGACCCATCCCAAGGTGGCCGAGCTGGCGGTGCGCGTGCTCGCGGCCGAGCCGGAGCGGAACAGCGCGCTGATGGCGCTCGGCAACCACCGTCATGCGCGCGGTGAGCTCGACGAGGCGCGACGGCTGTTCCTCCAGGTGGCCGGTCGCCGCGACAACTGGTTCACCATGGCGGCTCGTTCGCTGCGGTTGCTGGAACAGGCGGAGAAGAACCACGACGAGGCGCTGCGGTGGGCTCGCGTCGTGCTGGGCGAGGACCACGAGGACTGGCACGACTGGATGGAGCTGGGCGACATCCAGGCCCGCTCCGGCGAGTACGAGGCCGGGTGGCGGCAGCTCGACGAAGCGGTGGCACTGTGCTCGCGGACGGCGCCGGACGACCTGCCCAAGGCACTCGAAAAGCGCGCGGAGTACCTGCTGGCGAGCCTCGCGCCGCCGGAGCGGTTCGCGGCCGCGGCGGAGGAGGCCATCCGGGCCGACGCGGCGAACTCCTGGGTCGGTGTGCTGCTCGGCTGGGCCTACCTGGCGCAGTACCGGTTCGACGACGCCGAGCAGCTCGGTCTCCGGCTCCTGCGGGAAAACCCGACCGAAGACCTGTTGCACAGCCTGGTGGACACGGCTCGGACGATGCAGGAGATCTTGAAGAAGGCGAGCGACGACGACATCACCCTTGATGACCTCCGCCGCACCGGCGCGCTCGAGCTGGCGTGGCAGCAACTCCGCGACCAGAAGCTCGGCATCGACCTGACTTCCGCGCTGGCCGCACTGGACGACGTGCTGCCCGACGATCTTCGCGCCACCCTGCGACCGGGCGCCGAGCTGGGCGAGGGTGAGAAGGTGGGTTCCCTGGCCGCACAGGACCTGGTGACCTGGCACGACGGCCAGGAGCCCGGCACGGGTGCCCTGTGGGGACTGGCCGAGCCGTTCCGCCTGATGTCGGCGGCCGAGATCCTCGCCATGGACGCCGAGATCGAAGCCGATCAGGAGGCACACCCGGACTGGCCGGAGAACGAGGTCTGGGAACAGGTGATGACCGACGACGCTGGCGCGTATCTGGTCGCCGTGGCGTTCGGTGCGCTGGTCAAGCGCCGCCCGGGGCAGCCGGACGAGCCCGTCGCCGCGTCGATGGCCGACTGGATCTGGGACCGGGTGGCCGCCTTCGGCGGCCGTGACCCGCGACCGGCGCCCAGGAAGCCCGAACAGCCCCCGGCCGACCTGCCGGACCTGCCCGCTGTCCCCGGCACCTCACTGACCGGCGACATCGCGACAATGTACGCCGCCCTGGGCGTGCCCGAGGACGCCGCGGCCTACGCGGAACTGCGCGCCCTCTTCCCCGTCTCGAGTGTCCGGCGAAGCGAACTGGAACCCGACCTCCCCAGCACGGAAGGCGTCTACCTCGTGGTGCTCGATGGGCTGGTGAAGAAGGTCACCGTCGAGGTCGCGCACTGCCGGAGCGCCGACCGCGTGATCGTCGGCCTCGACCTCCACGACCACCGCGGCTCGGTCGACGCCTACGTGCGGGCGAACGGGGCCGTGCCGCACAACAACTGGGTCAATCGCGCCACCGGCGAGGTCACGGCCAACTACGACCTGGCCAACCACCGGCTGGGCCTGCACTGGAACCACGGCAAACTCACCCGAATCTCCTTGTCCGCCACCGACTAG
- a CDS encoding Mov34/MPN/PAD-1 family protein: MNDGDEVLQVAAEVTSTIAAAAAAAHPRETGGILLGWWLEERVIVRHAVEVPDPDATRTSWTRDHDTAQAALQVALSDQGNPWLGYVGDWHSHPGACGVSSQDLASIQHASDQYDQPLVLLVHRADGLVEAVVTESASHPLIRGLIPGTSGKATT; this comes from the coding sequence ATGAACGACGGAGACGAAGTGCTGCAGGTGGCGGCCGAGGTGACGTCGACGATCGCCGCGGCTGCCGCAGCTGCGCACCCTCGCGAGACCGGCGGAATTTTGCTCGGGTGGTGGCTTGAGGAGCGCGTCATCGTGCGCCACGCAGTCGAAGTGCCAGACCCCGACGCCACCCGGACGTCCTGGACCCGCGACCACGACACGGCGCAGGCCGCACTCCAGGTCGCACTCAGCGACCAGGGAAATCCCTGGCTCGGCTACGTCGGAGACTGGCACAGCCACCCCGGCGCCTGCGGGGTCAGCAGTCAGGACCTCGCCTCGATCCAGCACGCATCCGACCAGTACGACCAGCCCCTGGTCCTCCTCGTCCACCGAGCCGACGGCCTCGTCGAAGCCGTCGTCACCGAGTCCGCAAGCCACCCGCTCATCCGCGGTCTGATCCCCGGTACCTCCGGGAAGGCAACGACATGA